One genomic window of Acomys russatus chromosome 29, mAcoRus1.1, whole genome shotgun sequence includes the following:
- the Cldn19 gene encoding claudin-19, protein MANSGLQLLGYFLALGGWVGIIASTALPQWKQSSYAGDAIITAVGLYEGLWMSCASQSTGQVQCKLYDSLLALDGHIQSARALMVVAVLLGFVGMVLSVVGMKCTRVGDSNPIAKGRVAVSGGALFLLAGLCTLTAVSWYATLVTQEFFNPSTPVNARYEFGPALFVGWASAGLAMLGGSFLCCTCPEPERANSIPQPYRSGPSTAAREPVVKLPASVKGPLGV, encoded by the exons ATGGCcaactcaggtctccagctccTGGGCTACTTTCTAGCCCTGGGCGGCTGGGTGGGCATCATCGCCAGCACTGCCCTGCCGCAGTGGAAGCAGTCCTCCTATGCAGGCGACGCCATCATCACTGCCGTGGGCCTCTACGAAGGGCTGTGGATGTCTTGCGCCTCTCAGAGCACCGGGCAGGTGCAGTGCAAACTCTATGATTCGCTTCTGGCCCTGGACG GTCACATCCAGTCAGCGAGAGCCCTGATGGTAGTGGCGGTGCTCCTGGGCTTTGTGGGCATGGTGCTCAGCGTTGTGGGCATGAAGTGTACTCGCGTTGGAGACAGCAACCCCATCGCCAAGGGCCGTGTGGCCGTCTCCGGGGGTGCCCTCTTCCTCTTGGCAG GTCTCTGTACTTTGACTGCTGTTTCATGGTATGCTACCCTGGTGACCCAGGAATTTTTCAACCCCAGCACACCTGTCAACGCCAG GTATGAATTTGGCCCAGCTCTGTTCGTCGGCTGGGCCTCTGCTGGCCTGGCTATGCTGGGAGGTTCCTTTCTCTGCTGCACATGCCCAGAGCCCGAAAGAGCCAACAGCATCCCACAGCCCTACCGCTCTGGACCCTCAACTGCTGCCCGAGA ACCCGTTGTTAAATTGCCCGCCTCCGTCAAGGGCCCCCTGGGTGTGTAA